DNA from Brassica napus cultivar Da-Ae chromosome C4, Da-Ae, whole genome shotgun sequence:
CTTTCTGTTCTGATGATGAGCGTCAAGAACAACACTCAGGTGTTGATCAATTGCCGCAACAACAGGAAACTACTCGGCCGTGTTAGAGCTTTTGACAGGCACTGCAACATGGTTCTCGAAAACGTCAGAGAAATGTGGACTGAGGTAAAGAAAGCCTTTTGTACCTATTTTCTATTTTGTATTGAAAGTCCTTTCCTTTCTTACATGGGGGCTTCTCTCTATGGTTTCTTTTAGGTTCCTAAAACtggaaaaggaaagaagaaggCTCTTCCCGTCAACAGAGATCGCTTCATCAGCAAGATGTTTCTCCGTGGTGACTCTGTCATTATCGTCCTCAGGAATCCCAAGTGAGAGAGAGATGTCAGCTGCTTGTAGTTGTTTTTTCTCATCAAATCTTTATGGTTGTATCAGAGGAGATACCATCTTTGACTATGAGTCTTAAATCTAGCGTTTCCTTTGTATTTTTCACTTGTGTTTTCGCCTCTCTCTTATGACTAAGGTACAACGCTGAGCAATGCCACTAAACTTTAAAATTGCAAAATACGATAAAAAGTCTTTGATCTTTGAGTCTTAAACCTACTGTTGTCTTGTTGTTCACTAAAGCGCAGCAGCTATGTTGTGAGTTGTGACCGCAAAACTTACTAATTGCAAAAGACAAAAGCTTTCCTTAAACTGTAGTGAGGTCCCATGAATATAATAAGTAAAGGCAACCACTCTTACTCTACGTTACACgaatataatatcaaaatagaaaaatcaaaaacaaaataaatcttaTGAAACGAagctctctttctctcctcaTTGTGGCTTATGATTTCTGGTTATAAACCACAATGGCAGCTACATGCAACTGCGTTTGCTCAAGCTGAGGTTGTTTTGGTGGTTGTTGCAGTCGCGGAGGAGCCTTCCTTCAGGTCACCAAATACACGTTGACGGAAGTCTTTGACCATGAGAGGGAGTCCCTGACGAAGAGACACCTTTGGTTCCCATCCTAAAAGCTCTTTGGCCTTTGTGATGTCAGGCTTTCTCTTGTGAGGGTCGTCTTCTGTGTTTGGTCTGAACTCTATGTTTGCGTTTGGATCTATAGTCTCTTGAACCACCTGCCAACCAAATCAAAGACATCAGAATCCACCAGGCTTCATTATAAAGAAAtcaaaaagttttattatatatatgtatagaaAAAAAGACCTTAGCAAGCTCGAGCATGGTGAATTCACCAGGGTTCCCAAGGTTAAATGGCCCGACATGTTCTCCTTCCATCAATCTCATCAAACCTTCGACCTTTATGCATCACACAGTAACACAAAACAAGACTCAGTAATAGATCCCACAACACACTAACTATTCTGTTACAGTACACGTGAGGGCATTTCACACAAATTAACTTGCCCTGTTTTTTTTCCTCTCTAACACTCTACAAACTCTTTCCTACGGCAATTTGTAGTACTAAATTGAATCGTTCTTAGCGGGAGTAAAAAAACAGAGGACTTACCAGATCAGAAACAAACTGGAAACTTCGTGTCTGCTTCCCATCACCATAAACAGTCAACGGTTCTTTCCTTAGTGCCTGTTCAATTATAACCAATTCAGACCATCATTACTCTAATGATCCACGAAACTATTCTTAAATCATTTACTGTTTGTGACACTAGATTGTTAACCAACCTGCGCAACAAAGTTGCTGACAACACGTCCATCATCTATACACATTCTTGGACCGTAGGTGTTGAAGATCCTAGCAATCCTGACCTGTGACCACAATCAAACAAGGCAGACACAAATTTAGTCACTGAAATGTACTCTATCTCTTTTTCCTCATCAGTTACTAGTCAGAAACATATCTTGGCTTGAAAGGGAgggaaaaattgaaaaactaaaaaacaaccAACCTCAACATTGGCTCCACGGTGATAGTCCATGGCCAACGTCTCTGCCGTACGCTTTCCTTCGTCGTAGCAACTACGAACACCTGTTCCAATCATTATTCAATACAACCACAATCAGTCATCAACCACAGCACAAGCAACATGTTTactgtaagtttcaaaaaaagacGAGAACAGTTCAAAGAACACAGTCAATAAAGCGTTACGACAGCCAAGTAAACCCATCCGAGGCAGTCAcgtgtcggaaaaaaaaatgacttgggtaaaagaaaaatcatttaaagCTCTCGAATTTGGAAAGCAGGTTTTTAAAAAAGTCATGCTAGCAGTTAAATGTGGAGGCTTCTTGTAAGGCAGAGATACGTATCAGAGCAGCTTGTTCAGAAAGACCCGTTTTCACGTTTGAATGGGTTGACCAAACAGAGAAGGGGACCAGATCCGAAAGGAAAGCACATGAGACACACTACGAAACACCTGTTTTTCAGCTCGCATAACGTGCGAATTTCCAGACACGGTCATAGAAAATTCAAAAGACAAGAGACTGAGAATCCCTAAACGTGGTCGTGTCACCTTACGGTGGAATATGTTTCAGATTCCGATTCAAGAACACAACCAATGAACGAACAAGCAGCAAAACAGAGCacgctataaaaaaaaaacttaataaagaAGGGATTACCGATGGGATTAACGTTGCCCCAGTAAGTCTCGACCTGAGGATGCTGAAGAGGATCACCGTAAACCTCACTAGTACTCGTCAGGAGAAACCTAGCACCGACTCTCTTCGCCAAACCAAGCATGTTCAACGTCCCAACCACATTCGTCTTGTACACACACATCGAGTCAAAGaatacacacaacaacaacaaaccaaaaacattccatctccaaaaacaaaaacaaaattcaattttttttttaaaaaaggataTGATAGTCTTGACGGGATTGAACTTGTAGTGAACAGGGGAAGCAGGGCAAGCCAAATGATAGATCTGATCCACCTCAAGAAGAATCGGCTCCACCACATCGTGGCGTATGAGCTCGAAGTTAGGGTTACCGAAATGATGCATCACGTTCTCTTTACTCcccgtgaagaagttatccacgaCGATCACCGTGTCTCCTCTCTCCATCAACCGATCCACCAGATGCGACCCCACGAACCCCGCGCCGCCGGTGACCACGACTCTCAGCCCCTTGCGTTTCAATCCGAGCGGGATTTTCCCGCCCGTTGACCCGATCCGGCTCGTGTACTCAATGCTGGGCCTCCTCTGGGCCGGAACGTACGACTCCTCGGGTTTGATTCCGTAGCCGGAGAACGGATCGGAATAAGAGATGGATCGGGTGGAGCGAGGGAAGATTGTGAACGCTAATGTCGCGATTGCGATTCCGACGACGACGAACATGAGTCTCTGTTCGCGCAGCATGTAACGCATCGGGCGGGTGGCGGAGAGCCACGGTTTGGTAGGTCTCGGGTAGTACGCATCGGCGGCGGGTTGATCCGCCTCGTGTCGCCGGTTGATCAGCTCGCTCGCCATCTCGCTTCCTTCTTCGTTTTCTTTAAGGAAAAAAATCTCCGAGTCGAACTCGCCGGGAACTGAGTCGACTTTGACCGAGACGAGAGTGAAAAGCGAATCGGGCCTTTCTGTGTATTTAAGTAGCGAATGCGTTACAGATCAAGGCTGggtaatcatttttatttacgaGAATACCCTTTCGGTTAGGGTGCGAATAAAATgggaatttttatttatttttcttcgaCTTTACTTCAATATCGGACATTAATAATATTGTTACTTACTCCATTATTTGcagcaacaagaaaaaaaaagcacatATAATAATGTGATTTATAGtgtttctaaaaatttaattgtaaaaataagtgTAACTAATGATGTCATAGGTTCGTTAGGTATGCTAATGACCACAAAGTCAATGCCAAACCCTAACTTAGCACTCAAAGCCAAATCGGTAGGAGCTTTGAGTGATTTCGACGTTCgtttttctcttttacttttccCTTTAGGTTATTAACAACCAACATGCATATAGAATTAGTAATTTGCCAAACAACTACAAAAAACATAATGTTCGTTTTAAACAAAAGCTAGAATGTCCTAACAAACTATTTTTTACATAGTCACATTCGTAACGTTTTTGGCCCTAATGGTTTGGGAAACGTGATATATAATACACAAAAAGTGTCTACCTGAGCTTTAAATGTGACttgttgtttgttttattttgtcgTATCCCCTAGAGTATATTTGCGAAAtaattttgccacatgtcttttctacaatcaatttcacaaaacaaatatgacattgctactgaaattgatgacatggtttccgaaaaaaatatgacatggataatttcatttaatgttgatttatatttttggcaaacttattagaatatggtaataattcgtatattacatttaatattgatatttctttttggtaaacttttttaaaatatggtaatcgttcatacatcatctataaaataaatatattcatatataacatttcaaatttcgaaatattattattttgtatacttatacaatttgtattactaaagttttcaaaaatttctacaattttttaaaaatttaaatatctaaccGTAAGGTCATTAGTCTTAtttatctacaaattttataatattgtttaggttaaatatttgataattatacaattttatattatttttattagttttatacaaattgatttaatatatatcaaatctatattaaatattagtaagaaaatagtaaaatctataatatttaataaatttatttttaaatataaattagatttaaaaaacattttactGCACCAttgtgcaggaaaacacctagttgttaacataaataaaaactcCAAATCAAACatattaatattgttttaagtCATCTAAAAGAATGGTATGGGAAAATGTTTAAGAGAAAAATGGGTTGGTAAACATGGACGAGTCAATAAAGTTTTTAACTACGTATCATTGTTTGATTTTAGAAGCATATCCTAACTATATGGTTGGTTGGAACATTTGCTTATAGTAACATTTATTTGATTAACTAGTCAAATGAAAACTGTATACTTTGAGATATTTCCTTAGctgtttttgatgatatatgTGAAAGATATTGAATCGGTCCGTGGagcaatataaaatatttgatggAAGGGAACATTTGGATTAGTGGTGAAAATATAGGAAACGTGTATActgaataaaaacaaacatcattagCTGTTTTGGGTGCAACATTTTAATTGGATTCGTAGAGTAGAGCCGACGTGGGTGGTGGTGGGTACAAATTAACATAATATTAGGATCTAATTTCGTTTAGCAATGTAgcagacccaaaaaaaaaaaacattattgcTTCCAACATGCATTGTTTTGGATCTAATGCGTGAGTTAGCTACTATGGAGTACAAATTGAATATACTATTAAACTACGTTAAGATCCGCCCTTTGCGCggaatcaacattatatataaaaattattttatgtattaaatatttttacatattataaaataataaatatatattaaataattaaaagtcagtaactattaaaaatataattaaattggtacgaacatataaatcaattgtattaatccaaaattttttttatttgataggatatattattaaatttaaatgatactaacatagataatatattttagtatatttttaatattaatgtctattaaatgatgatttatactcatatagttttttgatcatttgtatcttttatagaaaaagatttaaattactgataacaaaattttcattgtgggattaatagttttagtaatttataatttaaaaaaaaaataagttgtcaatgatcgttcaaaacttttatcaaaaaaattgttcaaagtaaattttgaaactaaaatattgtattttatatggtttatagtttaatttaaaacgatatatatatattaatcttattaattaattaaattagactttttacttatataatttttgtaatcatttgtattttgtcataacaaaaattttaaaccatggatcataaaatttgaatgtgagacttttaacagttttagtaatttatagccatttgtaaaaattcaaaatataacatatacataaaaatataaatttttattatatggttattgtggttttttaatttatttaatagcttaaaattaaaaaatatgatagaagatacactattttttatcaaatcttaattattcaaaatcattaattgtcatatatactttagccacattaggcaattccgtaaattttatttaaggaaataataaattacattaatgatgaatttattgttagtttaataaaaaacttattatataattagatgtaccaacatatttctctaatgattctaaaaattattctagtgatgacatgtggctataaaaagaagttgtaatgcttctcaaataatatatatgggatATTTTCATCAGTTGCATTTGCATCGTATATTCGTATTGTTCCTAATTCCCATGCAGTCTTTATGATACAAGAACAGACCATCAGTTATATCTTTTATTCGTATATGAAATGACAACAAAATATGCACAATTAAATGATTGCAGTATAACTTGTCTTATTTATGTGTTAGTTGAGgctatcaatttaatataagtaTTTGTTGCTAAAAAAAAGTTGAGGCTATCATCTAATTTATGTCGGAATAATTCACCTGGCCACACAAATTAGTTTTGATATAGTTGAAGACATTCATAGTACATACAAAGCAAAACTACAAAATTTCCGAGAACCTgaattatataatattgttaTCTGAATTTAAATGTTACTATAAACTATGATCAATCATTGAACTAAAAACTCAAATAAAAACTTTGccaacatttataaattttatataaaatccaaGTTTATTGGATTATTCATTTGTATAATTTCTCTCGAATTTCAgcttattgaaaaatatgtattttgtcAATAAAATCTATCATACGAAATTTAGTGAGATTTGGATCATATTTTATAGTAGAAAAGAACGAGTTAAAATACCACTTTTTATAATggtatatgtttttaaaaaaaaataaaaagaaaattacttcacattaaaaaaaaagaaaagaaaattctttgaaatgaaaaaaaaaatatttaaaaattgattttaaaaacttttatatattttatatatatcataaaacgataaaatatcaaactatagtaatttagaaataaaaatattattttaaataattaaaaaaaaactctgaatttttttttcaaaaactctgaAATTTCTTCAGAAAACCTTAAAACTTGtaataaatctttttatgaTTTACTTAAATCTCTGATTTTCTTGGAATTActcaaattttgaaatctttGGAATCCTTGATTCAATAAGCCCTGCTTAAATTTGGAGAGGAACTCCTAATTGCCAAGACCAGGCCGAGATGGCTTTTATGCCACTTGCCCAAAGGTTCTTGGCGGCATCGTACTTTGCCGTAtaaaaagaacataaaaatgaTTTCAAATGGATCAAAAATGGTAGAACTGAAAATTTCGAGCATTCATGAAGTTGACACCGACTTCTTCTTACGTTTTGACTTTATGACAGGTTGGTTACTCGCTTGGTGGCTCTTGAGCTTGGGACGGTGATAATAATGGGAACTGTAGTACTACTGGCCCAATATATGACATTAGGCCGCCTACAATATTTCGGCTGTGGGATGACTGATTAGGCTTAATACTGATTAGGTAGAAGAACAGTGCAATCAATAAAATATGAGCTTAGAAATTCCTGTAATGCTCATTTTTAAATACAGTAATACAAATTGAACTcacaagagaaacaaaagacaGTGCTCCTCACCACAAGAAGTAAATGATTGCAGAGCATGAATGAGACATTAAAGATAAACGTAGAACTCTGAACTTAAACCATGGAGAACATAATGGGCTCCTGAGCAAAACCATGAATAGGGTTATTGGTTCTCTTTTAGAAAATGAACCCCATATCCAAAACTATTCCATTGGTTTGAAAACTAGACTAAGATCATGGCTTCACTCTTCCcgcattcaatttttttttcaaacttccGATCAGACTCTATGAAACCGCACAAGCACGGACCACTAGAGAGATAAACATCATAACTGATGTAAGAAACAATTCAATTCCAAAGTAGCACGTAACAAGGAGATAGATATAGCCACGATGCAAGAAGTGGGTCTCTGAGACAAGATAAGGCTTCCAAGAGATGTGGAAAGTGAGTGTCTATAGCTAACAAAAAACTAGAACCAATATGAGGCATGAAAAGCAAGTGAAATCCTGTCATTCATGGACAAATCATAGATCAGAAATGGAAGAACTTCATCtaaaattgaatgtgatgaGCTCTTTATTAATAAAATCTGAGTCGGTTTGGctgtaaagagagaacaaaacaGAGAATCACACCTTTCcctattaaaacaaaacaagcaagggagaagaaatcCAGTTTCAGACAGTGACAATGTGGTCTCAGAGACCAATACTTAACTCATACAGATTTTTTCCGAAGCATCTCCTCTGTCGGAAGCTCCAAAGTCGCTCCCGCGTGTTCCTGACTTGCTTTCACCTCTGAGACACGTCAGTTTCGAAAGATCAGTTTCCAGTCAGACATTTCAACAAACAGATGGTGCGCAGAGGAAAGGTGTAATACGTACCGTATCCGCCGCGTTCGTTGAGTTTGGCCTGAACGATCATGGTGGAGATGAATTCAGTCGCCTCACGCGCTTCTTCGAGTAGGCGTGGGATGTCGGAATCGGAAGCCACGTGGCGATTCTCTTCGAACTTCTTACGGATCTCGGAAGCCGAAGCCTTGAGCATCTCGGTATCTCCGGCGAATGATTTCCTTGTAGCCCTGAGCAGAGCTCTGTATGCGATCAACGCTTCTCTGCTCACCATTTCTTCTCCTTTCAGCTCTTTCGGTCGTCCGCCGTCTCCTCCGCCAAGATTGGGAATAGAAATAGTTTCCGACAAACCTTCTGATCAACTTCGAAGGTTCCAAATGGGCCCTCttaatgttttaagtttagaccCCACTTTATTGGGCCACTAACGGATATTTCGAGTCGTACCCGTTACGTCTGGACTAAACCCGAATTTTTCGGATCCTATATGTCTGtccactagttttttttttttccggctAAAAGTCTGTCCACTAGTTTTGATGGACAGaagaaggtttttttttttttttatcaaatggaCAGAAGAAGGTTAAAAGCTGGTTTGGTCTGTGTGACTCTAGTCTTACCTTTTGACTGAGTTTGTAATATGGCCTTTGGACTGTTCACACACACAGACTCCTTCCTTCATGGTAATACTTTACTCTTACAGTTGCATATTAAAATCTTAATTCGTTAGAAATTTCAAAGAGACTAGTGGATGTAATAATGAAATAGTCTTTTTgacccaaagaaaaaaaaaaaaagaaaaacgaaatAGTCCATTGACTTTCTCTTAGTCGTCTCTGCAACTTCTATATGTACCGTctttagagatgaaccagccTTTTGCATTTCAATCTTGGTAATTTTCAACATGGAGACGACGAGATCTATTGAAATAAATGTCACGTCAGCAAAAGGGCTTGAGAAAGTCTCTAAGATGGATGTTTTCGTGGCTGTCAAGTTATCCGGCGATCCCAAATGCTCCGACCACCGTGAGCAGCGGACACAAGTGGCTAGAGACAGTGGAACAAGCCCCAGGTGGGTCGACGGCGTAATGAAATTCACCATCGACCAAACTTTAGCTGAGGCCAACCGGCTTGTGCTAACATTCAAGATCAAATGCGAGCAACGTGGAGGAGGAGGTGATAAAGACATTGGCGAGGTTCACGTTCCGGTGAAAGAGCTTTTGGATCATCTCGGAAACGATAAGGCCGGTCAAAGATACGTCACGTATAAGATCAAGAAGGCTAACGGAAAACAAGGAGGCGATATCAGTTTCACTTATTCCTTCACCGGTCCGGTGACTGCTACGAGCGGTGTGGGATGCTCACGGTACATAGCTCATGAGCCGGTGCGTCCCCCTGCAGCTACGTACCGGCCAGTTTCGAATGGACCCGTGTTGAGTCAGTTGCTTCCAAGCGTTGGATCGTTTAGCTATGGTCACGTTCCTTCTCATCAGCCACCGGTTTATCCACCACAGGCTCAGCCGGAGATTCCGCCTCCGGCATGTTTCCCCGGCTTGTATCCACCTCATGGCTATCCGATGAGTTACACACCGGAAAGGCCACCGACATTGTATACATCTATATTTCCTGGCTTACCATGTCCACCTGAAGGCTATCCTACACAACCGGCACTATATCCACCCATGAATCCTTACAGATTTTAACGGGTCGCCTCGTCGGTGCAAAGTCGTTGATAAGGAGAGTTGTAGacatttacttctttttttttttttctattcactTTCTATTTATTTGTTCAAActtgaaacagaaaaaaaaagattgtttgCTTGTTGTTGATTTTATTACTCATCGAAAATCTTGAATATATTGgtcatattaaattaaaatgtaaagaaACTTACCTTcaaatcaatatgaaaaccattttaaaataattatataagaaTGTTACAATTTAAGTATAATATTGGttaattgattatttgtattatcCATTCACAGTTTAAGTATTAATAATAttgttgttgaaaaaaaaaagagaatgttgttatgaaccagattgtgaataactcataaccaagagattatgatttgtaatcttttcatttatctatgacggtgtaatcttaTTTATAAGGAacttctatgttatgaataaagatagacttttcattacttttataacacgttatcagcacgaaactctaaatccctaagctaatacccaaatagaaaaaccctaaaaccctaaccctagccggcgatccgacgaaccctaaaccccgatcgcgtctcttgttcccgcatctgttccagctcgcgtccccgatcagctgcagcccaaggcgttcctgatcctagctcagacgttcgcgacccgagagcagctccagcacacgacctcttcctcgttcgcgacaacatcagacagctcgcgtccgacgatcaaggcgttcccgatcaagcaacaaaggacgtccgcgacccgataaaagcgactcgatccattccagctcgcgtcccgttcgtgtcaagctcgcggctcaactcctttggtggtccgattcaacaatcatctaaggttaaaaggtaattcaaacctaagaacccataatcgaacatggattgattgataaagaatgaaaccctaaaaccctaatctttatgaatcaaaaccatagggtgatagatcaaaaatcctaattgagtaaatcgaagctctaaaagttcgataccccaaaccctaaatcatgttcctacatgattaaaaccccaaatcggtttttacaagttaaaatccgataaaccctaaccctatatctataaaccctaaataatataagtttcagaattaattatactataattatcaaatcacatattaaaaccctaatcgaatattttgaaatcaaaactgttttcggttttgatcattgaggttttaaatctgattaaatctgatgctatgttgctagaattgtttaaCCGTTacattgatagatttattttctcatcctgcttggttaattgttcatctgatttaaaattgtttaaaccgaccagcctgttaaaacattgattgaatccgataggttgctagcttgctttgcttatataatccgatatgttgatagattgattgaggtttacttgtttaaaatccgaatgatctgattgcatgattcttgaggtttaatatcatctgctaggattgatagttttgtaatctgatttgttttaaatagaaaccctaaataatccgtatgataggttatattgatatgatttggatgtctttgagaattgagaattcgtgtgctaggttgatagattcatgataaaatctaatgtc
Protein-coding regions in this window:
- the LOC106376377 gene encoding small nuclear ribonucleoprotein Sm D2 isoform X1; protein product: MSRPMEEDTNQGKTEEEEFNTGPLSVLMMSVKNNTQVLINCRNNRKLLGRVRAFDRHCNMVLENVREMWTEVPKTGKGKKKALPVNRDRFISKMFLRGDSVIIVLRNPK
- the LOC106376377 gene encoding small nuclear ribonucleoprotein Sm D2 isoform X2 gives rise to the protein MSRPMEEDTNGKTEEEEFNTGPLSVLMMSVKNNTQVLINCRNNRKLLGRVRAFDRHCNMVLENVREMWTEVPKTGKGKKKALPVNRDRFISKMFLRGDSVIIVLRNPK
- the LOC106376375 gene encoding UDP-glucuronic acid decarboxylase 2-like, with amino-acid sequence MASELINRRHEADQPAADAYYPRPTKPWLSATRPMRYMLREQRLMFVVVGIAIATLAFTIFPRSTRSISYSDPFSGYGIKPEESYVPAQRRPSIEYTSRIGSTGGKIPLGLKRKGLRVVVTGGAGFVGSHLVDRLMERGDTVIVVDNFFTGSKENVMHHFGNPNFELIRHDVVEPILLEVDQIYHLACPASPVHYKFNPVKTIKTNVVGTLNMLGLAKRVGARFLLTSTSEVYGDPLQHPQVETYWGNVNPIGVRSCYDEGKRTAETLAMDYHRGANVEVRIARIFNTYGPRMCIDDGRVVSNFVAQALRKEPLTVYGDGKQTRSFQFVSDLVEGLMRLMEGEHVGPFNLGNPGEFTMLELAKVVQETIDPNANIEFRPNTEDDPHKRKPDITKAKELLGWEPKVSLRQGLPLMVKDFRQRVFGDLKEGSSATATTTKTTSA
- the LOC106374585 gene encoding mitochondrial zinc maintenance protein 1, mitochondrial-like: MVSREALIAYRALLRATRKSFAGDTEMLKASASEIRKKFEENRHVASDSDIPRLLEEAREATEFISTMIVQAKLNERGGYEVKASQEHAGATLELPTEEMLRKKSV
- the LOC106374587 gene encoding protein SRC2 homolog, with the protein product METTRSIEINVTSAKGLEKVSKMDVFVAVKLSGDPKCSDHREQRTQVARDSGTSPRWVDGVMKFTIDQTLAEANRLVLTFKIKCEQRGGGGDKDIGEVHVPVKELLDHLGNDKAGQRYVTYKIKKANGKQGGDISFTYSFTGPVTATSGVGCSRYIAHEPVRPPAATYRPVSNGPVLSQLLPSVGSFSYGHVPSHQPPVYPPQAQPEIPPPACFPGLYPPHGYPMSYTPERPPTLYTSIFPGLPCPPEGYPTQPALYPPMNPYRF